From a single Arachis hypogaea cultivar Tifrunner chromosome 3, arahy.Tifrunner.gnm2.J5K5, whole genome shotgun sequence genomic region:
- the LOC112788914 gene encoding uncharacterized protein isoform X2 — MEFVPEESKHLHEDCSTLIVPALSIGNVGQLAADLLISSMDAERVGYLDDPYVLPCVGNDVYGPFPQGILALPLEAYESSSSALTILQQRSPIVKGRILEFAKNLADFVAGSGKKHVVVLSSLDFRMWQNVDMSSGLQMYYVSSANIDGTDENCEQLGWKKLKEYDPSQKHWKYLGDLAEGNVTREDILSDEDEQEEENYYASLPFAALFSFLKAKDLKVICLLCYCSEGDNISDAFQLAEAVSKFLKLSHPTSASGEKWRVPLSWRTLYGPPPDVSMF; from the exons ATGGAGTTTGTTCCTGAAGAAAGCAAGCACCTTCATGAAGATTGTTCCACTTTGATTGTG CCTGCACTGTCGATTGGGAATGTGGGGCAGCTAGCTGCAGACCTTTTGATATCATCAATGGATGCAGAGAGAGTTGGGTATTTGGATGATCCTTATGTTCTGCCCTGTGTTGGGAATGATGTGTATggaccttttcctcaaggaatTCTTGCCCTTCCTCTTGAAG CTTATGAGTCCTCTTCCAGTGCTCTCACTATCCTCCAACAGAGGTCCCCTATAGTTAAG GGAAGGATCTTAGAGTTTGCAAAAAACTTGGCTGATTTTGTTGCTGGTAGTGGAAAGAAGCATGTTGTTGTTCTTTCCAGCTTAGATTTCAGAATGTGGCAAAATGTTGACATGTCAAG TGGTTTGCAGATGTATTATGTCTCCAGTGCCAATATCGATGGAACGGATGAAAATTGTGAACAGCTTGGGTGGAAGAAACTAAAGGAGTATGATCCCTCTCAAAAGCACTGGAAATATCTCGGCGATTTAGCTGAAGGAAATGTAACACGGGAAGATATCCTTTCCGATGAagatgaacaagaagaagaaaactATTATGCTAGCTTGCCTTTTGCTGCACTTTTCTCTTTTCTCAAG GCTAAAGACTTGAAGGTGATATGCTTGCTATGTTACTGCTCAGAAGGGGACAACATATCTGATGCCTTTCAGTTAGCTGAGGCTGTAAGCAAATTTCTAAAGCTAAGTCACCCTACATCTGCTTCTG GTGAGAAATGGCGAGTTCCACTTTCTTGGAGGACATTATATGGACCACCCCCAGATGTTTCCATGTTCTAA
- the LOC112788914 gene encoding uncharacterized protein isoform X1: protein MEFVPEESKHLHEDCSTLIVPALSIGNVGQLAADLLISSMDAERVGYLDDPYVLPCVGNDVYGPFPQGILALPLEAYESSSSALTILQQRSPIVKGRILEFAKNLADFVAGSGKKHVVVLSSLDFRMWQNVDMSSGLQMYYVSSANIDGTDENCEQLGWKKLKEYDPSQKHWKYLGDLAEGNVTREDILSDEDEQEEENYYASLPFAALFSFLKAKDLKVICLLCYCSEGDNISDAFQLAEAVSKFLKLSHPTSASGIEGEKWRVPLSWRTLYGPPPDVSMF, encoded by the exons ATGGAGTTTGTTCCTGAAGAAAGCAAGCACCTTCATGAAGATTGTTCCACTTTGATTGTG CCTGCACTGTCGATTGGGAATGTGGGGCAGCTAGCTGCAGACCTTTTGATATCATCAATGGATGCAGAGAGAGTTGGGTATTTGGATGATCCTTATGTTCTGCCCTGTGTTGGGAATGATGTGTATggaccttttcctcaaggaatTCTTGCCCTTCCTCTTGAAG CTTATGAGTCCTCTTCCAGTGCTCTCACTATCCTCCAACAGAGGTCCCCTATAGTTAAG GGAAGGATCTTAGAGTTTGCAAAAAACTTGGCTGATTTTGTTGCTGGTAGTGGAAAGAAGCATGTTGTTGTTCTTTCCAGCTTAGATTTCAGAATGTGGCAAAATGTTGACATGTCAAG TGGTTTGCAGATGTATTATGTCTCCAGTGCCAATATCGATGGAACGGATGAAAATTGTGAACAGCTTGGGTGGAAGAAACTAAAGGAGTATGATCCCTCTCAAAAGCACTGGAAATATCTCGGCGATTTAGCTGAAGGAAATGTAACACGGGAAGATATCCTTTCCGATGAagatgaacaagaagaagaaaactATTATGCTAGCTTGCCTTTTGCTGCACTTTTCTCTTTTCTCAAG GCTAAAGACTTGAAGGTGATATGCTTGCTATGTTACTGCTCAGAAGGGGACAACATATCTGATGCCTTTCAGTTAGCTGAGGCTGTAAGCAAATTTCTAAAGCTAAGTCACCCTACATCTGCTTCTG GAATTGAAGGTGAGAAATGGCGAGTTCCACTTTCTTGGAGGACATTATATGGACCACCCCCAGATGTTTCCATGTTCTAA
- the LOC112788916 gene encoding allene oxide synthase 3, with translation MVFGSISSKYKQVLQQKHIHSHTYHTTMASSAPNNNNNNLPLKPIPGSYGLPFLGPLHDRHDYFYKQGRDEFFATRIQKYNSTVIRTNMPPGPFIAHDPKVIALLDAASFPILFDNSKVDKRDVLDGTFMPSTAFTGGYRTCAFQDTTEPEHSLLKSFFLHILSSKHNIFLPLFRSLLTDHFNNMEESLAGKSKEASYNTSIGAVAFTFIFRLLTDKDPNTTVIGSEGPKLVETWLGAQLAPLATLGLPKIFNYVEDVLIRTVPFPAWAVKGSYNKLYEGVSTAGTAVLDEAEKLGIKRDEACHNLVFMLGFNAFGGLSNQFPILIKWIGLAGEGLHKQLADEIRTVVRDEGGVVSLAALDKMTLTKSVVYEVLRIEPAVPYQYAKAREDLVVQSHDAAYEIKKGEMIFGYQPFATKDPKIFENPEEFVGHRFIGDGERLLRNVFWSNGREVDEPTADNKQCPAKNLVVLLCRVYLVEFFLRYDTFAFDWKPLVLGPTVTIKSLTKCSNF, from the coding sequence ATGGTGTTTGGAAGCATCAGCAGCAAATACAAGCAAGTGCTCCAACAGAAACACATTCACTCTCATACTTATCACACAACAATGGCATCCTCCGcccctaacaataataataataatcttccgCTGAAGCCCATTCCGGGAAGCTACGGCCTCCCGTTCTTGGGTCCCTTACACGACCGCCACGACTACTTCTACAAACAAGGCCGCGACGAATTCTTCGCCACCAGGATCCAAAAGTACAACTCCACCGTCATCAGAACCAACATGCCGCCTGGTCCCTTCATTGCTCATGACCCTAAGGTCATCGCTCTCCTCGACGCCGCCTCTTTCCCCATCCTCTTCGACAACTCTAAGGTCGACAAGCGCGACGTCCTTGACGGCACTTTCATGCCTTCTACCGCCTTCACCGGCGGCTACCGCACCTGCGCCTTCCAAGATACTACTGAACCCGAACACTCTCTCCTCAAATCCTTCTTTCTCCATATTCTCTCCTCCAAACACAACATCTTCCTCCCTCTCTTCCGAAGCCTTCTCACCGATCATTTCAATAACATGGAAGAGAGCCTCGCCGGAAAGTCCAAAGAAGCCAGCTACAACACCTCCATCGGCGCCGTCGCCTTCACTTTCATCTTCCGTCTCCTCACTGACAAGGATCCAAACACCACCGTCATCGGAAGCGAAGGTCCGAAGCTCGTGGAGACTTGGCTCGGAGCTCAGCTCGCTCCTCTCGCAACCCTTGGGTTACCGAAAATCTTCAACTACGTCGAAGATGTACTGATCCGAACGGTGCCGTTTCCGGCGTGGGCCGTAAAAGGTAGCTACAACAAGCTCTACGAAGGAGTATCGACGGCGGGGACGGCGGTGCTGGACGAAGCGGAGAAATTAGGAATCAAAAGAGACGAAGCATGCCACAACCTTGTTTTCATGTTAGGGTTCAACGCTTTCGGTGGTTTATCGAACCAGTTTCCGATCCTAATCAAGTGGATAGGTTTGGCAGGGGAAGGTTTACACAAGCAACTCGCTGATGAAATCAGGACCGTTGTTAGGGACGAAGGCGGGGTAGTGAGTCTTGCAGCGTTGGATAAGATGACTTTGACCAAATCAGTGGTGTACGAAGTACTCAGGATAGAGCCTGCTGTGCCGTACCAGTACGCCAAAGCGAGGGAGGATCTGGTGGTGCAGAGCCACGATGCGGCCTACGAGATCAAGAAAGGGGAGATGATCTTTGGATATCAGCCGTTCGCTACGAAGGACCCGAAGATCTTTGAGAATCCCGAAGAGTTTGTGGGCCATAGGTTTATTGGAGATGGAGAGAGGCTGTTGAGAAACGTGTTCTGGTCTAATGGGCGTGAGGTGGACGAGCCCACAGCGGATAACAAGCAGTGCCCGGCGAAGAATCTTGTGGTGCTGCTGTGTAGGGTGTATTTGGTGGAGTTCTTCTTGCGTTATGACACGTTTGCATTCGATTGGAAGCCACTTGTTTTGGGTCCCACAGTTACCATCAAGTCCTTAACCAAGTGCTCCAATTTTTAA
- the LOC112788918 gene encoding cold-regulated 413 plasma membrane protein 1 gives MWKGSMAFQDEAAAKLLSSDLMELSLAVHKLADHAIKLGGLGFGASFFGLIAAIAAIYLLILDRTNWKTNILTALLIPYIFFSLPSIIFGVFRGEIGKWIAIIAVVLRLFLPKHFPDWLELPAALILLIVVAPSLIASTFRNNIVGVVVCLIIACYLLQEHIRASGGFRNSFTKAHGISNSVGIILLLVYPIWALVVILF, from the exons ATGTGGAAGGGATCAATGGCTTTTCAAGATGAAGCAGCAGCAAAATTGCTTAGCTCTGATCTCATGGAGCTGAGTTTGGCTGTTCACAAGCTTGCTGATCATGCCATCAAGCTTGGTGGTTTAGGCTTTGGAGCTTCCTTTTTTGGATTGATTGCTGCCATTGCTGCTAT TTACTTGTTGATTTTGGACCGTACAAATTGGAAGACAAACATTCTTACAGCACTACTCATTCCATATATTTTTTTCAGCCTGCCTTCAATTATTTTTGGTGTATTCAG GGGAGAAATTGGAAAATGGATTGCCATTATTGCTGTTGTTCTAAGGCTTTTCCTTCCAAAACACTTCCCTG ATTGGTTGGAACTGCCTGCTGCATTGATTCTTCTTATtgttgttgcaccatctctaatTGCAAGCACTTTCAGAAACAACATTGTTGGTGTGGTAGTATGCCTAATCATAGCATGTTATTTGCTGCAAGAACACATTAGAGCCTCTGGTGGATTCAGAAACTCTTTCACCAAAGCCCATGGCATATCCAATTCTGTTGGCATAATCCTTCTCTTGGTTTATCCCATTTGGGCCCTGGTGGTTATCCTCTTTTAG